From the Streptomyces sp. KMM 9044 genome, one window contains:
- a CDS encoding lytic transglycosylase domain-containing protein: MAAHFGRRLRKGAATTAVAAAAVAALSASQAPGAPIDGQGGRTSSDAASAPEESTGDPGATGNSPYYTDLPPLNSPNPAPPASSDPIVSGASEAGIPATVLDAYKKAETALRESRPACNLPWQLLAAIGKVESGQARGGRVDAEGTTTSPIIGPQLDGNGFALIRDTDNGEYDGNSAYDNAVGPMQFIPSTWAWAGRDGNNDGREDPNNIYDAALAAGHYLCRFGWDLSDQTDLDKAILSYNNSTEYLNTVLSWLEYYRKGTHEIPDGTGTLPDNRSDNTTDPTPSRPGSSPSTPDKPSTKPGTGPGKQDSGSTPPPATTPPPATTPSSATTPPPASPGTPGAPPATTPPPASPGTPGAPPATTPPPTTSPTPTDTVDRLENAGTGRLTATAGETFAERIGTRAETHEGGAVAKVRIRFTVVGDTDTTFTGGESVATVLTNSSGVAVAPALRAGEKTGDITVRATVVGRMVPGLDYRATVTERVADTVVRTDDEALTCTPGGEFAHRVEVRATRDGAAADKVAATATLITSADDPAANDEGPYFKDADDKAVRTLSGLKTDADGRLKLPRMYTDDTTGTFLLRITLAGGATLTVELTVAADETASPGPSASPGSATGT; the protein is encoded by the coding sequence ATGGCGGCGCATTTCGGCAGGAGGCTGCGCAAAGGGGCGGCAACCACCGCCGTGGCGGCGGCCGCGGTGGCTGCTCTGTCCGCGTCCCAGGCTCCGGGCGCGCCGATCGACGGCCAGGGCGGCCGGACCTCCTCCGACGCCGCCTCGGCGCCGGAGGAGAGCACCGGCGACCCCGGCGCGACCGGCAACTCGCCGTACTACACGGACCTGCCGCCGCTCAACAGCCCCAACCCGGCGCCGCCCGCGAGCTCCGACCCGATCGTCTCGGGCGCCTCCGAGGCGGGTATACCCGCGACCGTCCTCGACGCCTACAAGAAGGCCGAGACCGCGCTGCGCGAGTCCAGGCCCGCATGTAACCTGCCCTGGCAACTGCTCGCCGCCATCGGCAAGGTGGAGTCCGGCCAGGCCCGCGGCGGACGCGTCGATGCCGAGGGCACGACGACCTCCCCGATCATCGGCCCGCAGCTCGACGGCAACGGCTTCGCGCTCATCAGGGACACCGACAACGGCGAGTACGACGGCAACAGCGCCTACGACAACGCCGTCGGCCCCATGCAGTTCATCCCGTCCACCTGGGCGTGGGCCGGCCGCGACGGCAACAACGACGGCCGCGAGGACCCCAACAACATCTACGACGCCGCGCTGGCGGCCGGTCACTACCTGTGCCGCTTCGGCTGGGACCTGTCCGACCAGACGGACCTCGACAAGGCGATCCTCAGCTACAACAACTCGACGGAGTACCTGAACACCGTCCTGTCGTGGCTGGAGTACTACCGCAAGGGCACGCACGAGATCCCGGACGGCACCGGCACCCTGCCCGACAACCGCAGCGACAACACCACCGACCCCACCCCGTCGAGGCCGGGCAGCAGCCCGTCCACCCCGGACAAGCCGTCGACGAAGCCCGGCACCGGGCCCGGCAAGCAGGACAGCGGCAGCACCCCGCCGCCGGCCACGACCCCGCCGCCGGCCACGACCCCGTCGTCGGCCACGACCCCGCCACCGGCCTCCCCCGGCACACCGGGCGCCCCGCCGGCCACGACCCCGCCACCGGCCTCACCCGGCACACCGGGCGCCCCGCCGGCCACGACCCCGCCGCCCACCACGTCCCCCACACCCACCGACACGGTGGACCGCCTGGAGAACGCCGGCACCGGCCGGCTCACCGCTACGGCGGGCGAGACGTTCGCCGAGCGGATCGGCACCCGCGCGGAGACGCACGAGGGCGGGGCCGTCGCGAAGGTGCGGATCCGCTTCACCGTCGTCGGCGACACCGACACCACCTTCACCGGCGGCGAGAGCGTGGCCACCGTCCTCACCAACAGCTCCGGGGTCGCCGTCGCGCCCGCACTCCGGGCGGGCGAGAAGACCGGCGACATCACCGTCCGCGCCACCGTCGTCGGCCGCATGGTGCCGGGCCTCGACTACCGGGCCACCGTCACCGAGCGCGTCGCCGACACCGTCGTGCGCACCGATGACGAGGCGCTGACCTGCACGCCGGGCGGCGAGTTCGCCCACCGCGTCGAGGTACGGGCCACCCGCGACGGCGCCGCCGCCGACAAGGTCGCGGCCACCGCCACCCTGATCACATCGGCCGACGATCCGGCCGCCAACGACGAGGGCCCCTATTTCAAGGACGCCGACGACAAGGCCGTACGCACCCTCAGCGGCCTGAAGACGGACGCGGACGGCCGGCTGAAGCTGCCCCGGATGTACACGGACGACACCACCGGTACCTTCCTGCTCCGCATCACCCTGGCGGGCGGCGCCACCCTCACGGTCGAACTCACCGTGGCCGCGGACGAGACGGCGTCCCCCGGCCCGTCGGCGTCCCCCGGCTCCGCCACCGGCACGTAG
- the polA gene encoding DNA polymerase I, whose protein sequence is MAETAAKKTDQTSGEARPRLMLMDGHSLAYRAFFALPVENFTTATGRPTNAIYGFASMLANTLRDEAPTHFAVAFDVSRKTWRSAEFAEYKANRSKTPDEFKGQVELIGELLDAMHSPRFAVEGFEADDVIATLATRAEAEGFDVLIVTGDRDSFQLVSEHTTVLYPTKGVSELTRFTPEKVFEKYGLTPAQYPDFAALRGDPSDNLPGIPGVGEKTAAKWINQFGSFTDLVERVDEVKGKAGQNLRDHLESVKLNRRLTELERQVELAKDVADLERTAYDRKAVATILDTLEIRNPSLRERLFAVDPGAQEAGATPVADGVELDGTVLGAGELTGWLAEHTTGPLGVATVDTWALGTGSVAEIALAAAAGPAAWFDPAELDESDEQAFAAWLADAGRPKVFHNAKGAMRVFAEHGWSVEGISMDTALAAYLVKPGRRSFALDALSPEYLHRELVPAAAADGQLAFGADDAAEAEALMVQARAVVDLGEAFEDRLQEVGAADLLRSMELPTSVLLARMERYGIAADRAHLESMEQMFAGAVQQAVKEAHAAAGHEFNLGSPKQLQEVLFGELGLPKTKKTKTGYTTDADALAWLAGQTDNELPVIMLRHREQAKLRVTVEGLIKTVAADGRIHTTFNQTVAATGRLSSTDPNLQNIPVRTDEGRAIRRGFVVGEGFESLLTADYSQIELRVMAHLSEDAGLIEAFTSGEDLHTTAAAQVFAVEQSAVDAEMRRKIKAMSYGLAYGLSAFGLSQQLNIEAAEARALMDAYFERFGGVRDYLRRVVDEARATGYTATLFGRRRYLPDLNSDNRQRREAAERMALNAPIQGTAADIVKIAMLNVDRALREADLKSRMLLQVHDEIVLEIAPGERPVAEELIRREMADAVRLRVPLGVSVGAGPDWESAAH, encoded by the coding sequence GTGGCAGAGACAGCAGCGAAGAAGACCGACCAGACCTCCGGCGAAGCCCGACCGCGACTGATGCTCATGGACGGGCATTCGCTGGCCTACCGCGCGTTCTTCGCGCTGCCCGTGGAGAACTTCACCACCGCGACGGGCCGGCCGACGAACGCGATCTACGGCTTCGCGTCGATGCTGGCGAACACGCTGCGCGACGAGGCGCCCACACACTTCGCGGTGGCCTTCGACGTCTCCCGCAAGACCTGGCGTTCGGCGGAGTTCGCCGAGTACAAGGCGAACCGCTCCAAGACCCCGGACGAGTTCAAGGGTCAGGTCGAGCTGATCGGGGAACTGCTCGACGCGATGCACTCCCCGCGCTTCGCGGTCGAGGGGTTCGAGGCGGACGACGTCATCGCCACGCTCGCCACCCGCGCCGAGGCCGAGGGCTTCGACGTGCTGATCGTCACCGGTGACCGGGACTCCTTCCAGCTGGTCTCCGAGCACACCACGGTGCTGTATCCGACCAAGGGGGTCTCCGAGCTGACCCGGTTCACTCCCGAGAAGGTGTTCGAGAAGTACGGGCTGACGCCTGCGCAGTACCCCGATTTCGCGGCACTGCGCGGCGACCCGTCCGACAATCTGCCCGGTATTCCCGGTGTCGGTGAGAAGACGGCCGCGAAGTGGATCAACCAGTTCGGTTCCTTCACGGACCTCGTCGAGCGGGTGGACGAGGTCAAGGGCAAGGCCGGGCAGAATCTGCGCGACCACCTGGAGTCGGTCAAGCTCAACCGCCGCCTCACCGAGCTGGAGCGGCAGGTCGAACTGGCCAAGGACGTCGCCGACCTGGAGCGGACCGCCTACGATCGCAAGGCCGTCGCGACGATCCTGGACACCCTGGAGATCAGGAACCCGTCGCTGCGCGAGCGGCTCTTCGCCGTCGACCCCGGAGCGCAGGAGGCCGGGGCCACCCCGGTCGCGGACGGCGTGGAGCTGGACGGGACCGTCCTGGGCGCGGGCGAACTGACCGGCTGGCTCGCCGAGCACACCACCGGCCCCCTCGGCGTCGCCACGGTCGACACCTGGGCGCTGGGGACCGGCTCGGTCGCCGAGATCGCCCTGGCCGCGGCCGCCGGACCGGCCGCCTGGTTCGACCCGGCCGAGCTGGACGAGAGCGACGAGCAGGCGTTCGCCGCCTGGCTCGCGGACGCGGGCCGGCCCAAGGTGTTCCACAACGCCAAGGGTGCGATGCGGGTCTTCGCCGAGCACGGCTGGAGCGTCGAGGGCATCTCCATGGACACGGCGCTCGCCGCCTACCTGGTCAAGCCGGGCCGCCGCTCCTTCGCCCTGGACGCCCTGTCCCCGGAGTACCTGCACCGCGAGCTGGTGCCCGCCGCCGCGGCCGACGGCCAGCTGGCCTTCGGCGCGGACGACGCCGCCGAGGCCGAGGCCCTGATGGTGCAGGCCCGCGCGGTCGTCGACCTGGGCGAGGCCTTCGAGGACCGCCTGCAGGAGGTGGGCGCCGCGGACCTGCTGCGGAGCATGGAGCTGCCGACGTCCGTCCTGCTGGCCCGTATGGAGCGGTACGGCATCGCGGCGGACCGTGCCCATCTGGAGTCCATGGAGCAGATGTTCGCGGGCGCCGTGCAGCAGGCCGTGAAGGAGGCGCACGCGGCGGCGGGGCACGAGTTCAATCTGGGCTCGCCCAAGCAGCTCCAGGAGGTCCTCTTCGGCGAACTCGGCCTGCCGAAGACGAAGAAGACCAAGACCGGCTACACGACCGACGCCGACGCCCTGGCCTGGCTGGCCGGCCAGACCGACAACGAGCTGCCGGTGATCATGCTCCGCCACCGTGAGCAGGCGAAGCTGCGCGTGACCGTCGAGGGCCTGATCAAGACGGTCGCCGCGGACGGCCGGATCCACACCACGTTCAACCAGACGGTCGCCGCCACCGGCCGCCTGTCGTCGACCGACCCGAACCTGCAGAACATCCCCGTCCGTACCGACGAGGGACGCGCGATCCGCCGGGGCTTCGTCGTCGGCGAGGGCTTCGAGTCCCTCCTCACCGCCGACTACAGCCAGATCGAGCTGCGGGTGATGGCCCACCTCTCCGAGGACGCCGGTCTCATCGAGGCGTTCACCTCCGGCGAGGACCTGCACACCACGGCCGCCGCGCAGGTGTTCGCGGTCGAGCAGTCCGCCGTGGACGCGGAGATGCGCCGCAAGATCAAGGCGATGTCGTACGGCCTCGCGTACGGGCTGTCGGCCTTCGGGCTCTCGCAGCAGCTGAACATCGAGGCGGCCGAGGCCCGCGCCCTGATGGACGCGTACTTCGAGCGGTTCGGCGGCGTACGGGACTACCTGCGCCGCGTGGTCGACGAGGCGCGGGCGACGGGCTACACGGCGACCCTCTTCGGCCGCCGGCGCTACCTGCCCGACCTCAACAGCGACAACCGTCAGCGTCGCGAGGCGGCCGAGCGCATGGCGCTGAACGCGCCGATCCAGGGCACGGCGGCGGACATCGTGAAGATCGCCATGCTGAACGTGGACCGCGCGCTGCGTGAGGCGGACCTCAAGTCCCGCATGCTCCTCCAGGTCCACGACGAAATCGTCCTGGAGATCGCCCCTGGCGAGCGCCCGGTGGCGGAGGAACTGATCCGTCGGGAGATGGCCGACGCGGTCCGGCTCCGCGTCCCGCTGGGCGTCTCGGTCGGCGCGGGCCCGGACTGGGAGTCGGCGGCACACTGA
- a CDS encoding FdhF/YdeP family oxidoreductase has translation MASKPPKGDPVQDAPKVAEPKHAAAGLTAIGHGLRMAHQQMGVKRTALTLLSVNQKNGFDCPGCAWPEPEHRHTAEFCENGAKAVAEEATLRRVTPEFFARHPVADLAGRSGYWLGQQGRLTHPVYLPEGGDRYEPVTWERAFDIVAEEINALDSPDEAVFYTSGRTSNEAAFLYQLFARELGTNNLPDCSNMCHESSGSALSETIGVGKGSVLLEDLHKADLIIVAGQNPGTNHPRMLSALEKAKENGARIISVNPLPEAGLERFKNPQTPKGLTAGAALTDLFLQIRLGGDQALFRILNKLILDTPDAVDEDFVREHTHGYEDFAEAARAADWDATLTATGLTREDIETCLRMVLESRRVIVCWAMGLTQHKHSVPMIREIVNFLLLRGNIGRPGAGVCPVRGHSNVQGDRTMGIFERPAGAFLDTLEKEFGFAPPREHGYDVVRAIRALRDGEAKVFFAMGGNFVSASPDTEVTEAAMRRARLTVHVSTKLNRSHAVTGARALVLPTLGRTERDLQGGGEQFVTVEDSMGMVHASRGRLEPASTQLLSEPAIVCRLARRVLGAGSKVPWEEFEKDYATIRDRIARVIPGFEDFNARVADPSGFALPHAPRDERRFPTATGKANFTAAPVEYPELPKGRLLLQTLRSHDQYNTTIYGLDDRYRGIRNGRRVVLVNPEDARELRLADGSYVDLVGEWKDGVERRAPGFRVVHYPTARGCAAAYYPETNVLVPLDATADTSNTPASKSVVVRLEQSATD, from the coding sequence ATGGCCAGCAAGCCGCCCAAGGGGGACCCGGTCCAGGACGCGCCGAAGGTCGCCGAGCCGAAACACGCGGCCGCAGGCCTCACGGCCATCGGCCACGGTCTGCGCATGGCCCACCAGCAGATGGGCGTGAAACGCACGGCACTGACCCTCCTGAGCGTCAACCAGAAGAACGGCTTCGACTGTCCGGGCTGCGCCTGGCCCGAGCCCGAGCACCGGCACACGGCGGAGTTCTGCGAGAACGGCGCGAAGGCCGTGGCCGAGGAGGCCACCCTGCGCCGGGTCACCCCCGAGTTCTTCGCCCGGCACCCCGTCGCCGACCTGGCCGGCCGCAGCGGCTACTGGCTGGGCCAGCAGGGCCGCCTGACCCACCCCGTCTACCTCCCCGAGGGCGGTGACCGCTACGAACCCGTCACCTGGGAGCGTGCCTTCGACATCGTCGCCGAGGAGATCAACGCCCTCGACTCCCCCGACGAGGCCGTCTTCTACACCTCCGGACGCACCAGCAACGAGGCCGCGTTCCTCTACCAGCTGTTCGCGCGTGAACTCGGCACCAACAACCTCCCCGACTGCTCGAACATGTGCCACGAGTCCTCCGGCTCCGCCCTGTCCGAGACGATCGGCGTCGGCAAGGGCAGCGTCCTGCTCGAGGACCTCCACAAGGCCGACCTGATCATCGTCGCCGGACAGAACCCCGGCACCAACCACCCGCGCATGCTCTCCGCCCTGGAGAAGGCCAAGGAGAACGGCGCACGGATCATCAGTGTCAACCCGCTGCCCGAGGCCGGCCTGGAACGCTTCAAGAACCCGCAGACCCCCAAGGGCCTCACCGCCGGCGCCGCCCTGACCGACCTGTTCCTGCAGATCCGCCTCGGCGGCGACCAGGCCCTCTTCCGTATTCTCAACAAGCTGATCCTCGACACGCCCGACGCCGTCGACGAGGACTTCGTCCGTGAACACACCCACGGCTACGAGGACTTCGCCGAGGCCGCCCGCGCCGCCGACTGGGACGCCACCCTCACCGCGACCGGCCTCACCCGCGAGGACATCGAGACGTGCCTGCGCATGGTCCTCGAATCCCGGCGCGTCATCGTGTGCTGGGCGATGGGCCTCACCCAGCACAAGCACTCCGTGCCCATGATCCGCGAAATCGTCAACTTCCTGCTGCTGCGGGGCAACATCGGCCGCCCCGGCGCGGGCGTCTGCCCGGTGCGCGGCCACTCCAACGTGCAGGGCGACCGCACCATGGGCATCTTCGAGCGGCCCGCCGGGGCGTTCCTGGACACCCTGGAGAAGGAGTTCGGTTTCGCCCCGCCGCGCGAACACGGCTACGACGTCGTACGGGCCATCCGCGCACTGCGCGACGGAGAGGCGAAGGTCTTCTTCGCCATGGGCGGCAACTTCGTCTCCGCCTCCCCCGACACCGAGGTCACCGAGGCCGCGATGCGCCGGGCCCGGCTGACCGTGCACGTGTCGACCAAGCTGAACCGCTCGCACGCCGTCACCGGCGCGCGGGCCCTCGTCCTGCCGACCCTGGGGCGCACCGAACGCGACCTGCAGGGCGGCGGCGAGCAGTTCGTGACGGTCGAGGACTCCATGGGCATGGTGCACGCCTCCCGCGGACGCCTCGAACCGGCGAGCACACAGCTGCTGTCCGAACCCGCCATCGTCTGCCGGCTGGCCCGCCGCGTCCTCGGCGCCGGCAGCAAGGTACCGTGGGAGGAGTTCGAGAAGGACTACGCGACGATCCGCGACCGCATCGCACGCGTGATCCCCGGCTTCGAGGACTTCAACGCGCGCGTGGCCGACCCCTCGGGCTTCGCCCTCCCCCACGCCCCGCGCGACGAGCGGCGCTTTCCCACCGCCACCGGCAAGGCCAACTTCACGGCCGCCCCGGTCGAGTACCCCGAACTGCCGAAGGGGCGGCTGCTGCTGCAGACCCTGCGCTCGCACGACCAATACAACACCACGATCTACGGCCTCGACGACCGCTACCGCGGCATCAGGAACGGCCGCCGCGTGGTGCTCGTCAACCCCGAGGACGCACGCGAGCTGCGGCTCGCGGACGGTTCGTACGTCGACCTGGTCGGCGAGTGGAAGGACGGTGTGGAGCGCAGGGCCCCCGGATTCCGCGTCGTGCACTACCCGACGGCCCGCGGCTGCGCCGCCGCGTACTACCCGGAGACCAACGTCCTCGTGCCGCTGGACGCGACCGCCGACACCAGCAACACCCCGGCCAGCAAGTCCGTCGTGGTCCGGCTGGAACAATCTGCGACCGACTGA